One segment of Leptodactylus fuscus isolate aLepFus1 chromosome 7, aLepFus1.hap2, whole genome shotgun sequence DNA contains the following:
- the PPP2R5C gene encoding serine/threonine-protein phosphatase 2A 56 kDa regulatory subunit gamma isoform isoform X2, protein MLTCNEPASRMVVDAANSNGPFQPAALLYIRDVPPAEQEKLFVQKLRQCCVLFDFVSDPLSDLKWKEVKRAALSEMVEYITHNRNVITEPIYPEVVHMFAVNMFRTLPPSSNPTGAEFDPEEDEPTLEAAWPHLQLVYEFFLRFLESPDFQPNVAKKYIDQKFVLQLLELFDSEDPRERDFLKTTLHRIYGKFLGLRAYIRKQINNIFYRFIYETEHHNGIAELLEILGSIINGFALPLKEEHKIFLLKVLLPLHKVKSLSVYHPQLAYCVVQFLEKDSTLTEPVVMALLKYWPKTHSPKEVMFLNELEEILDVIEPSEFVKVMEPLFRQLAKCVSSPHFQVAERALYYWNNEYIMSLISDNAAKILPIMFPSLYRNSKTHWNKTIHGLIYNALKLFMEMNQKLFDDCTQQFKAEKQKEKLKLKEREEAWVKIENLAKSNPQYPMYTDTSALNSPVAMETDGPLLEDVQMLKKTVREEASQAQKDLKKERPLVRRKSELPQDIYTMKALESHCRADDLITHDGH, encoded by the exons ATGTGCCCCCAGCTGAGCAAGAGAAGCTGTTTGTTCAGAAGCTGCGCCAGTGTTGCGTCCTTTTCGACTTTGTTTCAGACCCACTGAGCGACCTGAAATGGAAGGAAGTAAAGAGGGCAGCGCTGAGCGAGATGGTGGAGTATATAACCCACAACCGCAATGTTATCACAGAACCCATCTACCCTGAGGTCGTTCACATG TTTGCTGTGAACATGTTTCGGACATTACCTCCGTCCTCAAATCCAACGGGAGCAGAATTTGACCCAGAGGAAGATGAGCCAACACTGGAGGCTGCATGGCCTCACTTGCAG CTTGTGTATGAATTTTTCTTGAGATTCCTGGAATCTCCTGATTTTCAACCCAATGTAGCAAAGAAGTACATTGATCAGAAGTTTGTTCTTCAg TTATTGGAGCTCTTTGACAGTGAAGACCCCAGAGAGAGGGATTTCCTAAAGACAACTCTTCACCGTATCTATGGGAAGTTTTTAGGCCTCCGGGCTTACATCAGGAAACAAatcaataatatattttatag GTTTATTTATGAAACAGAACATCACAATGGCATTGCAGAGCTATTGGAAATCCTTGGAAG TATAATTAATGGATTTGCTTTACCATTAAAAGAAGAGCACAAGATATTCTTACTGAAGGTATTATTACCGCTACACAAAGTGAAGTCACTCAGCGTCTACCATCCACAG ctggCGTATTGTGTAGTTCAATTTTTGGAGAAGGACAGTACACTTACTGAACCG GTGGTAATGGCACTGCTGAAATATTGGCCGAAGACCCACAGTCCAAAGGAAGTTATGTTTTTAAATGAACTAGAGGAAATTTTAGATGTCATAGAGCCTTCCGAGTTTGTGAAGGTCATGGAACCACTCTTCAGACAGCTGGCCAAGTGTGTGTCAAGCCCACATTTCCAG GTGGCAGAGAGAGCTTTGTACTATTGGAATAATGAGTACATCATGAGCCTCATCAGTGATAATGCAGCTAAAATCCTTCCAATTATGTTCCCATCATTGTACCGAAACTCCAAGACACATTGGAACAA GACTATTCATGGCTTGATATATAATGCTCTGAAGTTGTTTATGGAGATGAACCAAAAACTCTTTGATGACTGCACTCAACAGTTCAAGGCAGAGAAACAAAA GGAAAAGCTAAAGCTAAAAGAAAGAGAAGAAGCTTGGGTCAAAATTGAAAATCTAGCCAAATCCAACCCCCAg TACCCCATGTATACTGACACGTCTGCTCTGAATAGTCCTGTTGCAATGGAAACAGATGGACCCTTACTTGAAGATGTACAGATGCTTAAGAAGACAGTGAGGGAAGAGGCATCTCAG GCTCAGAAAGATCTGAAGAAGGAAAGACCCCTTGTACGACGCAAATCAGAATTGCCTCAGGACATCTATACCATGAAAGCCTTGGAATCTCATTGCAGAGCTGACGATTTAATAACTCACGACGGGCATTAG